From the genome of Verrucomicrobiia bacterium:
CCCGCTCGGAATTGTGGGCGTTGCTGGAGCGCTCGCCGGTGTTGTCGCGGCAGTTGATGCGGGAGATCAGCCGCCGGTTGCGCGAGTTCAACCGCCAGTACATCCGGGAGGTGATTCAGGCCGAGCGGCTGGCGCTGGTGGGCCGTTTCGCGCGTTCGATCGTGCACGATTTGAAAAACCCGTTGAACATCATTGGCATTGCGGCCGACATGATGGGGTTGGAGAACGCCACCGCCGAATCCCGCTCCGTGGCGCGCAAGCGGATTCGCAAACAGGTGGACCGCATCAGCGCGATGGTCAACGAATTGCTGGAATACACCCGGACGGCCCAGACCACCACCGTGCTGGCGGCGACGGATTATGCGGCTTTTGTCATGCCGTTGCTGGAGGAGATCGCTGCTGAAATCAGTGTGAAGCGCGCCACCCTGAAAGTTCCCGCGCCGGCGCCCTCGGTCATCATCGCGGCCAATCCGCAGCGCCTGTCGCGGGTGTTTTACAACCTTGTCCACAATGCGACCGATGCCATGCCGCAGGGGGGGGACATCATGGTGCGTTTTGCGGTGCGGGACGGCAAAATTGTGACCGAGATCCAGGACTCCGGCACGGGTATTCCCGAGGAGGTGTTGCCGCGGCTGTTTGAGCCGTTCTTCACGCATGGCAAGGCCCAGGGCACGGGTTTGGGGTTGAGCATTTGCAAGCGTATCATCGAAGATCATCAGGGGACCATTGAGGCGCGCAATGCGCCCGAAGGGGGCGCGGTGTTCTCCTTCAGTTTGCCGGTGCAGGCGGCCAACGCCTGAGCGGGGCGGGACGGCTCAGGCCTCGGAAAGTTCCAGCCAGTCCGGCCGCTGTTCCGCGTGCCGGGCGATTTCCTCAAAAATCGCGGCGGGGGGCGTTTGTGGCTGCCAGCCCCAGGCCTGCTGCGCCAGCGTGGCATCGAGCACCACCCAGGGCAGGTCAAAGGGCCGGGGGCGTGGATCACTGTGCACGGGATGCGGCCCAAAACGGGCATCGCACCAGGCGGTAAGCTGACGCAGGGAGGTGGCGGAGGCGCGCCCGCCGGAGACGTTGACAAGGCGCGGTTTATCTGCGGTGGGCTGCTCCATCTGGCGGCGCAACAGCGGCAGCAAATCCCGGGGATGCAGGCAGTCCCGCACCTGATGGCCCTGGCCGTCAAAGCCGAGGTAGCGCAAGGGGCGTCGCCGGCAATGGCTGTGGATCCAGAAGGAGAAAATGCCCTGATCCGGCCGCCCAAACTGGCCCGCGCCCGCCATGACGCCGCAGCGATTGATCCAGACCGGGAAGCCGAAATCCGCGCCGTATTCCAGGGCGAGGACCTCGGAGGCGAGTTTGCTGGCGCCGTACACGGAGCGGGGGGCCGCCACGGAAAAGGATTCGCTGATGCCCGCCTCCGTCAAACCGTCCGGCCAGGGGGCGCCGGGTTGGGGCACGAAAGCCTGGTCTTTGACCACCACCGGCAGCCGCGCCAGGGGTTCGATGGCATACACCCGGCTGGTGCTCAATAGGATCAGCCCCGCCCGGTGGCGCTTGCAGTACTCCAGCATTTCCACCGTGCCCCAAAGGTTGTGTTCCAGCAACTGGCGGCTGCTGGTCTGGCCGGCGGTACCCGCCAGCACGCTGGCATTGGCGGCGGCGTCAATGACCCAGTCCACGGCGGGGAGGGCCTCCAGATCGCTGGCTTGACGCAGGTCGCCGGCCTGGACCCGAATTCCCAGGCGACGCAACCGCGCCCGGTTTTCCTCGCTGCCGGGCCGGGTGAAATTGTCCAGACCCCACACTTCACACGGCCAGCCGGCGGCACGGATGTTTTCCGCCAGGGTCGCCCCCACAAACCCGCAAATACCCGTGATGAGGATCTTCATGCGCTGCGGGCTTCATCATCGCGATCCCCCCGCCGGCGGGCAAGCGGAAAGGCGGCGTGGAGCAGGCGGCGGACAAGTCGTTTGCGCCTGAAAACAAAAACCCGGCGTCCAGAGGACTGGACGCCGGGCTGAAAGGGTATCAAGTCAGGCGCGCAAGGCGCCGTGGCTTAATAGCGGCCAAAGGAACCGCGATGCTCGCGCCGGCTGCCGCGGCGGGGCCCCTGCGAATTGAAGGGGCGCTCCTCACGCGGGCGGGCGAGGTTGACGGTCAGGTTGCGCCCGTCCAGCGACTTGCCGTGCATGGCTTCAATCGCCTTTTGGGCTTCTTCCGGCGTGCTCATGGTGACGAAACCAAACCCGCGCGGACGGCCGCTGTTGCGGTCCATCATCAGGGTGGCCTCGACCACCGTGCCGTGCGCCGCAAACGAATCCTGGAGGTCGTTTTCCGTCGTGTTGAAGGAGAGGTTGCCAACGAATAACTTCGTGCTCATGTGATGTTTTCTTTCTGTCCCCAGACCAGTCCTGCCTTTCCCAAACTGTTCCCGACTGCCGGGTTTCAAATCATCACTGAACCGAGTTCACCTGAAGATTTACCATGTCTTGGAAGCCTGGAGCTATCTGTCAGACGCGGGAAAGGTACGCGGCCTGGCGCGGAATGCAAATAATATTTTCAAATATTTTTTGCGGGGGTGGACTGGCCACCCTTGGAGCAGGATGCAAAACCATGCCTGGCCCCGGGGACTCCCCGCCGGGCCAGCTTGCCCGGCCCAAGCCCTGCCGTGGAGCGCAAGCGATGCTACGGCGCTTTGGGTTTGGGCATGGTGGTCAGCGGAAAGTCATCCGTGCGGAAAGGCGAGGCGGGCAGGCCATTCTTATTCCACAAATTGCCTTCGGGGAAATTGGCCCAGCCATAGCGCACGGCCACCGGTTTGCTGATATTGGGATGGCTGACGATGACTTCGTCATTCTTCCGGCCGCCGATCTGGGCCTGGCCCCATACCCATTGGCGATCTTCGCCGCAAATGGCAAAGCCCTTCAGCTCGCCGCCGCGGGCCTCCAGACCGTCCCCCACGTGGTCAAACGTCAGCACTGCCTGATTTTTGCGGACGGTCATTTTCTTGAAGACCGGCCCGGAATACACCAGGCCGCGCTCCTTGTAGGCAATGCCGCGCGCCGCCAGCGCCAGGCGCTCGCCCACCGGCTGTTTTTTGCGCGGATGGATGTCGTTTTCCTCGCCCACATCGGTGATCACCGCCAGGCCCACGCCGGGCAGTTTGGTGGCCAGCAACTGGGCTTCGCGCAGCTCGGCCCAGGCGCTTTCCGTGGGCACGTTGGTGCGCGCCATGAAGGGGGCCAGTTGCACGGCCATGAAATAAAACTCCGGCTGCCCCCAGGTGGCGCGCCAGTTTTTGATCAGGTCGGGAAATAACGTGCGGTACTGCCAGGCGCGGCCGGCGTTGGACTCGCCCTGGTACCAGATTGCTCCTTTGACGGCATAAGGCGCCAGCGGATACAGCATGCCGTTGTAAAGTTCGGTGGGAATCCAGGGCCGGCCCGGCGCCCGCCCTTTGGGCTGTTCACCGCGGGCTTTGGCGGCGCGGGAAGCCTCCTGCCATTTTTTCAGGGCCTCCTCGTATTTGGCGAGGGTTTCCTGGCGTTGTTCCCATTGCTGGAGGAGGTCGGGATAGGGCTTGAGGGCGTCCAGGCTCATCCACACTTCCGCCGGCGAGCCACCCCAGGAGGTATGGATGATGCCCACCGGGACGTTGCGAGCCTGCTGCAGGGCGCGGGCAAAGTAATAGCCCACCGCTGAAAACTTGGGCACGTTGAAGGGGCGGCACTCGAGCCAGCGCGCCTTGGGGCTGAGGTCTTCCTGGGGCTCGTAGGCGCGCACCTTGTCCACGGTGAACAGGCGGATGTTGTCATTGGTAGCGGTGGCGATGTCTTTTTCCGGCTCGAAGGCGGCGTCCAGGGGCCATTCCATGTTGGATTGGCCGCTGGCAAGCCACACCTCGCCCACCAGCACATTTTGAAAGCGAATGCGGTTCTTGCCGTCCACGGTAAGGGTTTCGGGCGCCTCGGCGGTGGCCACCCGCAGATTGTTCAAACGCACCAGCCACCGGCCGTTTTTGGCCACGGTGGTGACGCGCTGGCCCTGGCAGGTCACGGTGACCTGCTCGCCTTCATCGGCCCAGCCCCAGACCGGCACACTGGCGCCCTGTTGCAGCACCATGTTGTCACTGAAGATGCGCGGCAGCCGTACATCGGCCAGCAGCGACGATCCGCTCCACACGGCCAGGAGACCCAGACAAAACCACCGTCCGCACGAAACCATGGGGTGCAAGTTTTTCATAGCCAGAGAGATCATTTATGCTGTGCAACCCTATTAAACCTTCACCCAAGGCGCGGGTCAATGCCGATTTGGCTGGCGGATTGCGCCGGGCGGCGCCGGCAGGCTTGATTTTTGGCGGGATTTCACCGTTGATGGTGGGCGGTGAATGTGAAGCAAAAGCATGAAGCAGGCGGCGGGCGGCTGAGCCGGGCCGGGCTGGTGTTGTTGATCGCCCTGGCGCTGGGAGCCGGTTGTGCACGTGACACCATCGAAAACCGGCGGCATGAGAAGTGGATGGCTTATTCCGCCCTGCCGCAGGAGCAACGCGAGCTGGTGGACCAGGGACGCATTCGCGTGGGCATGAGCGAGGACGCAGTCTATATCGCGTGGGGCAAACCCAACGAGATCTTGGAGTCGGAAGGGCCGGAAGGGATGGAAACGGTGTGGCGGTATTATGGCTCCTGGACGGAGGAGACCCGCTACTGGACGTACCGCGAGATGCGCCGCAACGGGCAGCCGGTGTTGGAGCGGTACCTGGCGCGGGACTACCAGCCGCGCTCTTACGTGCGGGCGGAGATTGTGTTTCGCAAAGGGCGGGTGGCCAGTTGGCGGATGTTGCCGCGGCCCTTGCCGTGAAGGAGTTGGGATTATGAGGGGAGGTTTTAACGGCCTGCCTGGTTTCTCATGCCATTAACGTTCATCTTTCTGGGTACGGGCACCTCGATCGGCGTGCCGGTCATTGGCAAGACGTATCCGCCTGCTTTTCTGGCGAATCCCAAGAATCACCGGACCCGCTGCTCGATGTACCTGGCCACGCCGCAGGTGAAACTGGCCATTGACACGCCGCCGGACTTCCGCACGCAGATGTTGCGGGAGAATTTGTCGTACCTCGATGCAGTGCTCTTCACCCATGCCCATTCGGATCATGTCATGGGCCTGGACGATTGCCGCCGGGTGTGTGTGGTGCGGCAGGGGCCGCTGCCAGTGTATGCCGATGCTCCCACCATGGACGCCCTGCGCCGGATTTTTGCGTATGCCTTCCATGACGGGCCCCATCCCAACGGTTATTTTGTGCCGGAGCCGCATTTGATCCAGGGGCCATTTCATTTGGGGGATTTGCGGATTGTGCCGGTGGCCCTGCCGCACGGGCAAATTGGCAGCCTGGGCTTTTTGTTTTATCAAGAGGACGTGCTGCAACTGGCCTACCTCAACGATTGCAAGGCCGTGCCGCCGGGCGTCATTGAACAGGCCCGGCACGCGCGGGCCCTGGTGTTGGATGCCCTGCAGCGGCGGCCGCACTGGACGCATCTTTCGTTGCCGGAGGCCATCGAGGTGGTGCGGCAAATTCAGCCGGAGCGCGCTTATTTTACGCACCTGTCGGACGACTACGATCACGACGCCGCCCAGGCGGAGCTGCCGGCGGGGATGATGTTTGCCTACGACGGCTTGCGGGTGGAGTTGGCTTGAGGGGCGGCGGTGGGTGGCACCGGCACCTCCACAAAACGCACTTGCACCTCGCCGGCGGCGGCCTCACAAATGAAGAATCCCTTTTCCCGGGAGCGATCGTGATTGTTGCGCTTCAAGGCGCAGCAGCGGTTGGTGTAGGCGACCGTTTGCAGCACGGCCTTGCGGGTGTAACCGTGGAAATGGCCGCAGAAAACTGCCTTCAGGTTCAGGCCCGCCAGCTTGTCCAATAATTCGTCCGCGTTGAGCGGCCGATAGCGCACTCCCGGCCCCAGGGGGAAATGGGTGAAGACAATGGTGGGGGCGGTGGGGGAAAGCCGCGGGACGGTGTGCTCCACCCAGCGCAACGTCTCCGTGGAAATCCGGGTGTTTTCGTATTTTAATCCCTCACTGGTATCGAGGCCCAGGAATTGCCAGCCCTTGAAGGTGAAGGTGTAATTCCACCGGCGGGGGAAGAAATATTTGTAATAACGCGGGCTGTCGGCGGGGGTGTAATCGTGGTTGCCGATGACCGTGTAATAGCGCAGGCGGGATTCATCCAGGAGCCGCCGCACTGCGGCAAGGTCCTCACGGCGGCCGGTTTCCACCAAATCACCCAGCACCAGACACAACTCGGGCCGATGGGCCCCCACCTGCGCGAGCGCGCCGCGCAAAAATTTTCCACAATCCGGGGAGAGATAATGCAGGTCATTGAGGACGGCGAACGTGAACGTCCCCGGGGCTTCGGTCTCTCGGGCCACCGCGGAGGCGGGCCAAAACCGGGCAGCCAGAAGTCCCCCCACACTCAGACAGCGCAGCGCTTTGCGTCGTGACCAGGCCATGCCTGAGCATGGCAGCCAGGCGGGCGGACGGCAAGCGCAAGTGCTCTCCGGGGCGGAACAACCTGGGGGCCATTTCCACCCTGCCAAACCCGGTGGCCTCTCCCGGAAAAAAAGCGGCCCTCGGGGAGAGGGCCGCTCGGAGGAGGAGGTAGATGACCGGGAAAGATTACGGCGTCAGCGCGCGCGGCATCTGAGTGCAGTTACTGAGGTTGCCGTCAATGCTGCCGTCAATGTTCTTGGTTTGCAGTTGGCGCACCAGGCCATTTTGGGTGAACTGCTGCACGCTACCGTCCGTCAGCACGGCGTTGCCCTGGCCCATGTGCATGACGTCGTCCGCCCAGCGGGTGTTGAAGCTGCCGGCCGGCGGGACTTTCAGTTTAACCACCGCCACGCTCACGTTGGCCGGACCGGCCGGGCCGCCATTGCAGGTGGCGCCCCGCTCGCCGCCGCGAATGTTGCGGTCAATGGCCATGTGCATCACCGGACCCTTTTCCACCGATTCCAGATGCACGCCGTAGCTCACGGCATTGTCCGCATGGTTGCGCAGGTTGTCCGCGCTGCCCGAGGAGGGTTCCCAGGTGTTCACGCGCACGGCTTCCGTATCCGTGGGGCATTGAATGACCTTGGGGTTCTGCAATTCATTGGAGGCCGCCATGAAATGACCCCAGGCTCCGGGCGAAGCGTAGGAGCCGCCGTCCGCGCGAATCACATGCCACGGAAAGCGCCCATTATTGTCGTTGGCCCAAATCTTGAAGGCCAGACCCACCTGCTTCAGATTGTTGGCGCAGGCGATACGTTGGGCGCGCTTCTTGGCCTGGGCCAGGGCCGGCAGCAACAGCGCGGCCAGAATCGCAATGATGGCAATCACCACCAGCAGTTCGATGAGGGTGAAAGCCCCGCGGGAGGACTGGGTTGTGCGTTTCATAAAACGGTAGTTGTTTGATGTCTTCACTGTATCAGCAATCTCTACTGCCACGCAATCAAAAATAGCAAGTCATGTACCAGTTTTTTGGGCCGTGGCTGGCAGGGTGGGCGGGGCTTTATCCCTTGTTACCAGTGCTGGTCTTCCTCGTAGGGAAAAGGTTTGAGCCTTCCCTGCGCGCAGCGGCGCTGGAGTGGCGTCAGCCGTTGTTTGTGTGGCTAATGATGGATGGCCCCCAAGTCAGGTCAGCCGTCCGGTTTGTGCCCTAAAAAGCCGACAGGCATCCGCGGGGGGCGGATGCCTGTGGCCGTCAAGACCTGCTCTGAAACTCGCTGTGTCGGTTACGGTTTGACCACGTCAATCTTGTATCCAGCCTGGAGGGCGGATTCCACCGATTTCTGGAGGCTGCGGGCGGTCAGTTGTTGCACGCTGCCGTCGCTCAAAGCGGCATTGCCGTTGGCCTCATGGAGATCCACATTGGCCGAATCCCAAGAGAGGTTGTTCCACGTGGTGATGGTGCCGGTGCCGCTGAAGTCACGGTCGCCCAGCATCAGGTTGTTGGCCTCGGAGTCGCGCGACTGGCGGTTCACAAAGTAGCTCAGGTGCTGGTTGGCCACAAAGGTGGTGTTGTTGGAGAAGCTCTGCGACGGGTTGCGTCCCATGTCCGCCGGGCAGACGCAAATCTTGGGATTGGCCAGCTCGTTGCCCGCCCAAATGAAGTAATTGCCGATGGGGGCATTGTTGGTCAACTGCCAGGGGAACCGGTCTTCGTTGTCATTGGCGAAGATGCGGAAGCCCAAGCTGACCTGCTTGAGGTTGTTCACGCAGGAGATGCGTTGGGCACGCTTCTTGGCCTGGGCCAGCGCCGGCAGCAGCAGAGCGGCCAGGATGGCGATGATGGCGATGACGACCAGCAGCTCGATCAGAGTGAAGGCCCCGAATTTTTTAGTGCGCGTTTGCTTCATAAAACCGTTGTTGTCTTCTGTTCGTTATGTCCGACGTTCTAGGTACTAGCAAGCATGATGCCAGAAATGAAGCACTTTTTTTGGTTGAAAGTCATGATTTTTAGGGTGCCGCCAGCGTGAAGAATGCACAGTTTGCGCGGAATTGACGCACTGTGACCACCGGGCTGGTTGGTTTTTTATCTGGCGACACCAGCCGACAGGAAAACCGCCATGATGAAATTTGCTAAGTTGTTTGGAATCAATGAATTACCCAAATTCCTCGCGCTGCAGACGGAGTCTTTGCCCCAGTGGTCATCGTTTATGCGCCTCGAGTTCAAGGATTAACCAGCCCTCTTTCCCCATCGGAGGATGGAGCAGGGAGCCCACCAAGGCTCATCTTTCAACCCGCCGGACGTTTCCGGCTGGGGTTGTTTTACAGGCAGGGAGGCACCGCAGCCGGCTGGGACGCCAGGCTGGTAGTGCGTGAAAAATTTTTACGTCCTGCGCCAAAAGCCTCCCCTCGGGCCAGGGCCGGCGTTTAGAAACCCATTTTTTCCAGCTCTTGTTGCAAGCGCATCTGGAAGGCCTGAATGTCTCCAGGGGAAGGACGGTAACCTTTATTGGTGGGGGCAATGCCCAGACGGCCGTACTGGTCCAGATACCATTGGGCCTTTTGGCCGTCGCTGAAGGTGACCTTGCCGCTGAGGGCGGCTCCGGGCATGGCCACGGTGTCCAAGGAGACGCTCACCTGGCCGGTGCCGGGCGGTGCAGGGGAAGCATCCTCGGCCTCATCCGTATCTTCTTCGGCCGCCTCCTCGGCGGTGGGGGAGGGCTGGGCTGGGGGAGGCATGGTCGCGGGCGGGGGGGCGGGGGGTTCGGCGTCCTTGGGCATGACCTGCAAATCAGAGATGAGCAGCCGCACCTCCATGTACGTCAGATGCACCCCCAGCTCGCTGGCCAGCCGTTTTTGGATGTCGGAGAGTTTGAGGCCTTCATCAATCCACTGCCTGACAACGGCCTTTTGGTCATCGGTCAAATTCATGTGAGTAAAATAGCAAGAGTCAATCGCCGGCGGCAATGTTGCCCCGGCGGTCCCAAAGTTTCAACCACGCTTTTTGCTCGCCCCGTCGGCGGCGGGAGCCGGCCCCAACTGGGGACTTGCAAAGCGGCGGGCTTGAGGTAAGTTGTCGCCCCTGTTGCGTCGGGCGGGGCAAGGTGTCAAAATACCTCTGAGGACGCGAAACGATAACAATTGACGAGAATATCTTATGGCAAGCGCAAACGATTTACGCCGGGGCATGGCCATTGATTACAATGGCGATATTTGTGTGGTTCTGGATACCCAGCATCGCACGCCGGGCAACCTGCGTGCTTTCGTGCAGGCCACCCTGCGCAGCATCCGCACGGGCAAATCCTCCGACGTCCGCTTCTCTTCCACGCAGCGGATCGAGGTGGTGCCCATGGTCACCCGCAAAATGGAGTTCAGCTATAAGGACGGCGAGGACTATGTCTTCACCGACCCGGAGACCTACGAAACGGTGAATCTCTCGCCCGAGCTGCTGGGCGACGCTGTGAATTACCTCACCGAAAACGCGCCGGTGACGGTCACCTTTGTGGAGGGCAAGGCGGTGTTGGTGGAATTGCCCGCCAGTGTGGTGCTGACAGTGGTGGACGCGCCGGAAGGCATCCGGGGCGACTCGGCCAACAACGTGATGAAGCCCGTGACCCTGGAAACAGGGCTGGTGGTGCAGGCGCCCCTGTTCATCAAGACCGGCGAGAAAATCAAAATTGACAGCCGGACGGGCAAGTACATCGAGCGCGCCTGAGCCGCCACGCCTCAAAGCACCGGCTCGCCATTGGCTTTGAGCCAGGCCAGAATCTGGCTGGCGGACGTGCGGGGTTGAAACCCGAGGATGTTGTGCTCGCTGTTCCAGACCAGCCGCCAGCCGCGGTACCCCGGGCAATGTCGCCGCAGCCAGGGTTGCACCAAAAACCAGGGCACGATCAAATCCCAAAAGCCGGTTAAATAAAACACCGGCAAAGTGGTGCGCTGCGCCAGGGGGCGGTGATCATGGGCCAGGATGATGTCGTACCGGCTGAGAATGGCCTGCCGGGCCAGCTCCTGGAGTTGAAAATCCTGATGCGCCTGGAGACTTTGGCGCACGTGCGGCGCCTGCCGATGCCGCCAGCGCAGCAGACGCAAATAGCCGCGCAGGAGCGCCGCCACGGCCGCCATGGGCAGACTTTGATGCGTGCCCCGCACCAGGCGCACCCCCCACATCAAGGGGTAACGCACAAACCCGCCCGCCAGAATGAGTCCTTTGGGCTGAAAATGAGGTTGTCCCGCCGCTCTTTGGGTCTCGGCCCGGCCGATCATTCCCCAAGCCACCTGGGAGCCAAAAGATTCGCCTAAAAGCCAGCCCTCCCGAAAACCCGCGGCCAACAAGGCGGCCTCAATGGCTTGCACGTAATCCTCCAATTTCCAGGAAGGCTCGCGCGGATAAGCCAGCTCGACCAATTGCACATGGCCTTTGAGTGCATCACGCAGACCGGCATTGTAATGCCAGTCTCCATGCAACCCGGGCAGATAAACCAGACGCGGCGCTGAAGCATCCCCCTGAACTTGCATCTGCAATGACTCGGCCATGTCGGCAAGATACCTGGCTTTGACTGCCAAATAAATGGAGAAATGCCTGCCGCCGAGGCCAAGACCCCGCCCGGCTCATTGTGCTCCTGCCTAAATGCCTGCTACCCATGATGCGGTTTATGGAACACACGGAGCGCACACCCGCGCGGGCGGCCTTTGGAACTGCCGAAGCCATACCAATCCGGCAGGGATTACAAACCAATCCAACAGGGATTAACAATTAGGACTGATGCCCACCATTTTACACATCCGCCTGCGACAATTCTCCGGTTTTGCACTTTGCATTTTGCATTTACCTCTCCCCATGTATGGCCTTGAACGAACAGAGGTTTCGGGGGATATTGGCTCCGGGTCGGCCGGAAACCATGCAAGCGTGGGGAACCATCGGCACGTATGAGGCCAGGGAGGAGCCAAATCCCATCCCGCAGGATTCCTCTCCTCAGAATGATGATTGCAACGTGGGCGGGTTGTTGGCGACGGTGATTCATAATGGGCCGGATGCGGGGGTGTATTTTCCGGTTTATGATGGGAATGGGAACGTGATGGGGTATGTGCGGGGGGCGGATGGTTTGTTGGTGGCGCAATATGAATACGGCCCCTTTGGCGAACTCCTCCGCGCCACCGGCCCCCTCTCCCAGACCTTCAACTACCTTTTCTCCACCAAATACCATGACTGGGAAACCGGCCTCCTCTACTACGGCCACCGCTACTACAATCCCACCACTGGAAGGTGGCCAAATAGAGACCCGTTGGGCGAGCCAGGACATCAGCTACTCGTTCAGGCTGGAAGCAGCGCGAATCTCGTGCCGAAAGAGACCCAAGCAGGCAACCGCTCAGTCCGTGGCAGTGCCCCTTGCCGCAGCGGTAGTTGCCGGGGACCGCGTGACGGAGAACTCATGCTTTACCAGTTCTGCAAGAACGAGCCGGTTAACTACTTCGACATCGACGGACGCGACTTCAAGGTTCCTAGGCCAATCAAGCAGTGGTACAAACTGCAAGCCGGGGTTGGTGTCGCCGTGCTGATTGCCGACTCGTGTATCCTTTACATGGCGTGCAAACGCTTGAACGTCGACGAAGAGACGTTCGTTCGAACGCCAGGCACAAGAATCCTCAGCATCCCGCTTCTCCCTGTCATTACCTCACTCTGTCCGGAAGGTGGGGTGCTTTACTACCGGGTGTGGAAGCCGAGCACGGCAGGATGCGATAATGAACTTGTCGTCTTCTGCTTCGGATCTGGTGGAGGAGCGTAGGAGGGAAATTGAGCGAACTCCCGAAGAACTCAAAGTGGCCACACCCGTTGGCGAAAATCATTTTGGTGACGCTTGGCATGGCCATTCTCTTGGTTTTGCTCACACGTCTCGTGTTGCGGCTAGCAAGTTGAACCGTCGGTGTCCCGCACAAACGGTGAAAAGGAAATCTGGCGCCGCTCAGGCCGCGGCGGAGTTGGGCGGCCACGCGTGCTTGCCAGAGCGCTGGTTTCGCGGTGCGGGATAACGGTGGTGAACTGGGCTGGGGCGGAGGTGAATCAACGGCAAGTTGGTGGCGGGGAGGAAGGCTTCGTTGGGGGCCGGAGCCGCCACGCGGGACGCGTGCGCTCCACGAGGCCGAGGGGATAGGCAAGATGGGAGGGAGCGGTTCCGGCTGGGGCGGGATGGGCCACGGTGGGCCGCGAGCGGGCTTTGTTGGCAAGTCGTTCTGGCCAGGGGCGTTTTTTTCCATTAGAAACATCGGCACACAGGCATGCGTTTCCAATGGACCAATCCGTCCTGGCTGTGGCTGTTGATTCCGGCCCTGGCGTGGACGTTTTGGTGGTTTTGGCGCAGTGATGTCAGCCTGTCGCCGTGGCGGCGGTGGACGGCTTTCGTTGTCCGGTGGTTGATCGTGGTGGCGGTGGTGCTGGCGCTGGCCGGGCTGCAATGGCGGCGGCCGGTGGAGGGGGTGAATGTCATTTTTGTGCTGGATCGTTCCGATAGTGTG
Proteins encoded in this window:
- a CDS encoding cyclic nucleotide-binding domain-containing protein, which encodes MMHLKDCKLLAELPPAELAQVQQVARELAFAPGQTIFKEGDEGDGVYLVRAGEVEISALVGQGERRPISRIGPGEMFGEMAVIDSEPRSASAAAVGEVLVWFIPRSELWALLERSPVLSRQLMREISRRLREFNRQYIREVIQAERLALVGRFARSIVHDLKNPLNIIGIAADMMGLENATAESRSVARKRIRKQVDRISAMVNELLEYTRTAQTTTVLAATDYAAFVMPLLEEIAAEISVKRATLKVPAPAPSVIIAANPQRLSRVFYNLVHNATDAMPQGGDIMVRFAVRDGKIVTEIQDSGTGIPEEVLPRLFEPFFTHGKAQGTGLGLSICKRIIEDHQGTIEARNAPEGGAVFSFSLPVQAANA
- a CDS encoding NAD-dependent epimerase/dehydratase family protein, with protein sequence MKILITGICGFVGATLAENIRAAGWPCEVWGLDNFTRPGSEENRARLRRLGIRVQAGDLRQASDLEALPAVDWVIDAAANASVLAGTAGQTSSRQLLEHNLWGTVEMLEYCKRHRAGLILLSTSRVYAIEPLARLPVVVKDQAFVPQPGAPWPDGLTEAGISESFSVAAPRSVYGASKLASEVLALEYGADFGFPVWINRCGVMAGAGQFGRPDQGIFSFWIHSHCRRRPLRYLGFDGQGHQVRDCLHPRDLLPLLRRQMEQPTADKPRLVNVSGGRASATSLRQLTAWCDARFGPHPVHSDPRPRPFDLPWVVLDATLAQQAWGWQPQTPPAAIFEEIARHAEQRPDWLELSEA
- a CDS encoding RNA-binding protein — protein: MSTKLFVGNLSFNTTENDLQDSFAAHGTVVEATLMMDRNSGRPRGFGFVTMSTPEEAQKAIEAMHGKSLDGRNLTVNLARPREERPFNSQGPRRGSRREHRGSFGRY
- a CDS encoding sialate O-acetylesterase, which produces MKNLHPMVSCGRWFCLGLLAVWSGSSLLADVRLPRIFSDNMVLQQGASVPVWGWADEGEQVTVTCQGQRVTTVAKNGRWLVRLNNLRVATAEAPETLTVDGKNRIRFQNVLVGEVWLASGQSNMEWPLDAAFEPEKDIATATNDNIRLFTVDKVRAYEPQEDLSPKARWLECRPFNVPKFSAVGYYFARALQQARNVPVGIIHTSWGGSPAEVWMSLDALKPYPDLLQQWEQRQETLAKYEEALKKWQEASRAAKARGEQPKGRAPGRPWIPTELYNGMLYPLAPYAVKGAIWYQGESNAGRAWQYRTLFPDLIKNWRATWGQPEFYFMAVQLAPFMARTNVPTESAWAELREAQLLATKLPGVGLAVITDVGEENDIHPRKKQPVGERLALAARGIAYKERGLVYSGPVFKKMTVRKNQAVLTFDHVGDGLEARGGELKGFAICGEDRQWVWGQAQIGGRKNDEVIVSHPNISKPVAVRYGWANFPEGNLWNKNGLPASPFRTDDFPLTTMPKPKAP
- a CDS encoding MBL fold metallo-hydrolase; amino-acid sequence: MPLTFIFLGTGTSIGVPVIGKTYPPAFLANPKNHRTRCSMYLATPQVKLAIDTPPDFRTQMLRENLSYLDAVLFTHAHSDHVMGLDDCRRVCVVRQGPLPVYADAPTMDALRRIFAYAFHDGPHPNGYFVPEPHLIQGPFHLGDLRIVPVALPHGQIGSLGFLFYQEDVLQLAYLNDCKAVPPGVIEQARHARALVLDALQRRPHWTHLSLPEAIEVVRQIQPERAYFTHLSDDYDHDAAQAELPAGMMFAYDGLRVELA
- a CDS encoding metallophosphoesterase, with the protein product MAWSRRKALRCLSVGGLLAARFWPASAVARETEAPGTFTFAVLNDLHYLSPDCGKFLRGALAQVGAHRPELCLVLGDLVETGRREDLAAVRRLLDESRLRYYTVIGNHDYTPADSPRYYKYFFPRRWNYTFTFKGWQFLGLDTSEGLKYENTRISTETLRWVEHTVPRLSPTAPTIVFTHFPLGPGVRYRPLNADELLDKLAGLNLKAVFCGHFHGYTRKAVLQTVAYTNRCCALKRNNHDRSREKGFFICEAAAGEVQVRFVEVPVPPTAAPQANSTRKPS
- a CDS encoding prepilin-type N-terminal cleavage/methylation domain-containing protein; its protein translation is MKRTTQSSRGAFTLIELLVVIAIIAILAALLLPALAQAKKRAQRIACANNLKQVGLAFKIWANDNNGRFPWHVIRADGGSYASPGAWGHFMAASNELQNPKVIQCPTDTEAVRVNTWEPSSGSADNLRNHADNAVSYGVHLESVEKGPVMHMAIDRNIRGGERGATCNGGPAGPANVSVAVVKLKVPPAGSFNTRWADDVMHMGQGNAVLTDGSVQQFTQNGLVRQLQTKNIDGSIDGNLSNCTQMPRALTP
- a CDS encoding prepilin-type N-terminal cleavage/methylation domain-containing protein encodes the protein MKQTRTKKFGAFTLIELLVVIAIIAILAALLLPALAQAKKRAQRISCVNNLKQVSLGFRIFANDNEDRFPWQLTNNAPIGNYFIWAGNELANPKICVCPADMGRNPSQSFSNNTTFVANQHLSYFVNRQSRDSEANNLMLGDRDFSGTGTITTWNNLSWDSANVDLHEANGNAALSDGSVQQLTARSLQKSVESALQAGYKIDVVKP